A genomic window from Lepisosteus oculatus isolate fLepOcu1 chromosome 27, fLepOcu1.hap2, whole genome shotgun sequence includes:
- the LOC102694185 gene encoding gonadotropin-releasing hormone II receptor-like produces MSGNLSLFLMPAPDITGNSSNATAPPAGDWQEPTFTRAAQFRVGATLVLFLFAAVSNLAVLASVAGGRGRRLASHLRPLILSLAAADLMMTFIVMPLDAIWNVTVQWYGGDALCRLLCFLKLFAMQASAFILVVISLDRHHAILRPLDSFDANRRNKRMLVLAWSASFLVASPQLFIFRAIKAETADFTQCVTHGSFRQRWQETLYNMFHFVTLYVVPLLVMSCCYARILAEINRQMKKSKGGEASLRRSGTDQIPKARMKTLKMTIIIVASFIICWTPYYLLGIWYWFQPQMLRDTPEYVNHILFLFGNLNTCCDPVIYGLYTPSFRADLAACWCRRPQDSPRSLERLSSRRTPHSAALESKSESPATEHQSATRG; encoded by the exons ATGTCTGGGAACCTGTCTCTCTTCCTGATGCCAGCTCCGGACATCACGGGCAACTCCTCCAACGCGACGGCGCCCCCTGCAGGCGACTGGCAGGAGCCCACCTTCACGCGGGCCGCCCAGTTCCGGGTGGGGGCCACGCTGGTGCTCTTCCTGTTCGCGGCGGTCAGCAACCTGGCCGTGCTGGCCAGCGTGGCGGGGGGGCGGGGCCGCCGGCTGGCCTCCCATCTGCGCCCGCTCATCCTGAGCCTGGCGGCGGCCGACCTCATGATGACCTTCATCGTGATGCCCCTGGACGCCATCTGGAACGTGACGGTGCAGTGGTATGGTGGAGACGCCCTCTGCAGGCTACTCTGCTTCCTCAAGCTCTTCGCCATGCAGGCCTCTGCCTTCATCCTGGTGGTCATCAGCCTGGACCGGCACCACGCCATCCTGCGCCCGCTGGACTCCTTCGACGCCAACCGCCGCAACAAGAGGATGCTGGTCCTGGCCTGGAGCGCCAGCTTCCTAGTGGCCTCCCCTCAG CTGTTCATCTTCCGCGCGATCAAGGCGGAGACGGCCGACTTCACGCAGTGCGTGACCCACGGCAGCTTCCGGCAGCGCTGGCAGGAGACCCTCTACAACATGTTCCACTTCGTCACGCTCTACGTCGTCCCCCTGCTGGTCATGAGCTGCTGCTACGCCCGCATCCTGGCCGAGATCAACCGGCAGATGAAGAAGAGCAAAG GAGGGGAAGCCAGCCTGAGGCGCAGTGGGACAGACCAGATCCCCAAGGCGCGCATGAAGACGCTCAAGATGACCATCATCATCGTGGCCTCCTTCATCATCTGCTGGACCCCCTACTACCTGCTGGGCATCTGGTACTGGTTCCAGCCCCAGATGCTGCGGGACACCCCCGAGTACGTCAACCACATCCTCTTCCTCTTCGGAAACCTCAACACCTGCTGCGACCCGGTCATCTACGGCCTGTACACCCCTTCCTTCCGCGCCGACCTGGCGGCCTGCTGGTGCCGCCGGCCCCAGGACTCCCCCAGGTCCCTGGAGCGCCTGTCCTCTCGCCGGACCCCCCACAGCGCCGCCCTGGAGTCCAAGTCCGAGTCCCCAGCGACCGAGCACCAGAGCGCCACGCGGGGCTGA